The Tursiops truncatus isolate mTurTru1 chromosome 6, mTurTru1.mat.Y, whole genome shotgun sequence genome includes a window with the following:
- the NUDT18 gene encoding 8-oxo-dGDP phosphatase NUDT18: MASEDLAGTLAAVLGGRGLRVQNYDSGPAGETPAQVRLRKNVCYVVLAVFLNEQDEVLLIQEAKKECRGSWYLPAGRMEPRETIVEALQREVKEEAGLQCEPLTLLSVEERGPSWIRFVFLARPTGGILKTPKEADAESLQAGWYPRTSLPTPLRAHDILHLIELAAQYRQRAGHPLLLPQELPCSLVCQRLVATFTSVQTVWVLVGTVGMPHLPITACGFAPIEQRGGIKMAVLRLLQECLTLHHLAVETKGLLGLQHLGKDQADGICLNVLVTVAFRNPGIQNEPPKVRGENFFWWKVVEEDLQSQLLQRLQESSVVPINR; this comes from the exons ATGGCCTCGGAAGACCTGGCAGGGACACTGGCGGCCGTTCTGGGGGGCCGGGGGCTGCGCGTGCAGAACTATGACTCGGGGCCGGCCGGGGAGACGCCGGCGCAGGTGCGGCTGCGGAAGAACGTCTGCTACGTGGTGCTGGCCGTGTTCCTCAACGAGCAG gATGAGGTGCTACTGATCCAGGAGGCCAAGAAGGAGTGCCGTGGGTCGTGGTACCTTCCCGCGGGGAGGATGGAGCCCAGGGAGACCATTGTGGAGGCGCTGCAGCGGGAGGTGAAGGAGGAGGCCGGGCTGCAGTGTGAGCCTTTGACGTTGCTATCTGTGGAGGAGCGGGGCCCCTCCTGGATCCGCTTTGTGTTTCTCGCTCGCCCCACAG GTGGAATTCTCAAGACTCCCAAGGAGGCAGATGCGGAGTCCCTGCAGGCTGGCTGGTACCCACGAACCTCGCTGCCCACCCCGCTGCGAGCGCACGACATTCTGCATCTGATAGAGCTAGCCGCCCAGTATCGCCAGCGAGCCGGGCACCCTCTCCTTCTGCCCCAAGAGCTTCCCTGCAGTCTGGTCTGCCAGCGGCTCGTAGCCACCTTTACCAGTGTCCAGACAGTGTGGGTGTTGGTGGGCACAGTGGGGATGCCTCACTTGCCCATCACCGCCTGTGGCTTTGCTCCCATAGAGCAGAGGGGTGGCATCAAGATGGCCGTCCTGCGTCTGCTACAGGAGTGTCTGACCCTGCACCACTTGGCAGTGGAGACCAAGGGGTTGCTTGGACTGCAGCACCTGGGCAAAGACCAAGCCGATGGCATCTGCCTGAACGTGCTGGTGACGGTGGCTTTTCGGAATCCAGGTATCCAAAATGAGCCCCCGAAGGTTCGGGGCGAGAACTTCTTTTGGTGGAAGGTGGTGGAGGAAGACCTACAAAGCCAGCTCTTACAGAGGCTTCAGGAATCATCTGTTGTCCCAATCAACCGATAG